A single region of the Vicia villosa cultivar HV-30 ecotype Madison, WI linkage group LG4, Vvil1.0, whole genome shotgun sequence genome encodes:
- the LOC131597518 gene encoding putative F-box protein At5g62660, giving the protein MENSKSIDTVTAKKVRNHIPGDLTISIISKLPLKSLVRFRCIQKSWSVLFENPHFMNMYRVNFVSNNNFSYDNDSCLTLESEFSYYGFRGTLFSCHGEKFENKVKLDWPPLFQEGNECINILGSLVDETLCLYTGILFPKTVFWNLSTKEFKILPPSPIERQPSHYKFVSSHMGFGYDYVRKDHKVIRNATKWFQYDMENSETNESIWEVYSLRKNFWRKLDVHIPLGSVTLGDTMYTNGVCHWWDRDEDCLVSFDLSSEVFYKTPLPLHLDGYLYCESKDKRFIALNGFIAFITTDTTNYGNTTSTIHISILGEYGMKESWTKLFIVESLPSYVDHPIGAGNKGDIFFKTKYKELVQFDLNTHKIEKLPVKGILHTSQILLYKKISLFIQD; this is encoded by the coding sequence ATGGAGAATTCAAAATCGATAGATACTGTGACAGCTAAAAAGGTAAGAAATCATATACCTGGTGATCTTACAATATCCATTATATCGAAATTGCCTCTTAAATCTTTGGTGAGATTTAGGTGTATACAAAAATCATGGTCTGTCTTATTTGAAAACCCTCATTTTATGAACATGTATCGTGTCAATTTTGTGtcaaataataatttttcttatgATAATGATTCATGTCTCACCTTAGAGTCTGAATTTTCATATTATGGATTTCGTGGCACCTTATTTTCTTGTCATGGTGAGAAATTTGAAAATAAGGTCAAATTAGACTGGCCACCTTTATTTCAAGAGGGAAATGAATGTATTAACATTCTGGGTTCTCTTGTTGATGAAACACTTTGCCTATACACTGGTATTCTATTTCCAAAAACTGTATTTTGGAACCTATCTACTAAGGAATTCAAAATTCTCCCTCCTAGTCCTATTGAGCGTCAGCCATCTCATTACAAATTTGTCTCCTCACATATGGGATTTGGTTATGACTATGTTAGAAAAGATCATAAAGTGATTCGGAATGCAACAAAATGGTTTCAATATGACATGGAAAATAGTGAAACAAATGAATCCATATGGGAAGTGTATAGCCTAAGAAAAAACTTTTGGAGGAAACTTGATGTTCATATTCCTCTAGGTTCTGTTACTTTGGGTGATACAATGTACACAAATGGAGTGTGTCATTggtgggatagagatgaagattgTTTGGTCTCGTTTGACTTGAGTAGTGAGGTGTTCTACAAAACACCTTTACCATTACATTTGGATGGTTATCTCTATTGTGAATCTAAGGATAAACGATTTATAGCCCTAAATGGGTTCATTGCTTTTATTACAACAGACACTACAAATTATGGAAATACAACATCTACTATTCACATATCAATTTTAGGTGAATATGGTATGAAGGAATCATGGACTAAACTCTTCATTGTTGAGTCATTACCTAGTTATGTTGATCATCCTATTGGAGCAGGAAACAAAggtgatatattttttaaaacaaaatacaaaGAACTAGTTCAGTTTGATTTGAATACCCATAAGATAGAGAAGCTTCCTGTTAAAGGTATTTTACATACTTCTCAGATACTTCTTTATAagaaaatttctctttttatccaAGACTAA
- the LOC131597519 gene encoding uncharacterized protein LOC131597519, producing MELDDVITCVDGRNIVTIATALEVVAQAMLNQPNAEVIDESRSLSTFQRENPSTFKNNAETAKFSKCIKFESRLRPKIKQAIGYQQIHRFTELVNNCRIYEEDNIAHSAHYKSLNEKRIGYHAPYCKDDGSTCFNYGEQGHISTQCQTPKKDANAAKTNGGIFALSGVEDSKKDNLIRGTCFINNAELVAIIDIGATHSSILLDCATMLGLNLSSMDGSRVIDTSASGFATTTFVCKGHPLIIFDKSFVMDLVCLPLHQINVILGMNWLEFNYVHINCYSKTLRFPLFGDNGEMMLLAAKQVSEYFIDEVAMFAMFQSLQNDREATSIELSVVCEFLEVFLNDISDFPPECEVELSIELVPGTSHVSMAPYRMSASEHNKLKK from the exons ATGGAACTTGATGATGTGATTACAT GTGTAGATGGAAGAAACATTGTTACGATTGCTACTGCCTTGGAGGTTGTTGCTCAGGCCATGCTGAATCAACCTAATGCTGAAGTGATTGATGAGTCGCGTAGCTTGAGTACGTTCCAGAGGGAGAACCCGTCTACTTTCAAGAACAA CGCGGAGACGGCTAAGTTTTcgaagtgtatcaagtttgagagtAGACTGCGTCCAAAGATCAAACAGGCGATTGGATATCAGCAGATTCATAGGTTTACGGAGTTGGTGAACAATTGTCGTATTTATGAAGAAGATAACATTGCTCATTCGGCTCATTACAAGAGTCTTAACGAGAAGAGG ATCGGTTATCATGCTCCTTACTGCAAGGATGATGGTTCGACTTGTTTTAATTATGGTGAACAAGGTCATATCAGCACCCAGTGCCAGACGCCAAAGAAGGATGCTAATGCTGCCAAAACTAATGGTGGAATATTTGCTTTGAGTGGAGTAGAAGATTCCAAGAAGGACAACTTGATtcgaggtacttgttttattaacaaTGCTGAATTGGTTGCTATTATTGATATTGGTGCTACTCATTCGTCTATTTTACTTGATTGTGCTACTATGTTGGGATTGAATTTGTCTTCTATGGATGGTAGTAGGGTAATAGATACTTCTGCTAGTGGTTTTGCTACTACTACTTTTGTTTGTAAGGGACATCCTTTGATTATCTTTGATAAGAGTTTTGTGATGGATTTGGTGTGTCTACCCTTACACCAAATCAATGTGATTCTTGGAATGAATTGGTTAGAGTTCAATtatgttcatatcaattgttacAGTAAGACGTTGAGGTTCCCCTTGTTCGGTGATAATGGAGAGATGATGTTGTTGGCTGCTAAGCAAGTAAGTGAATACTTTATTGACGAAGTCGCGATGTTTGCAATGTTTCAGTCGTTGCAAAATGATCGTGAAGCTACAAGTATTGAACTTTCGGTTGTTTGTGAGTTTCTTGAGGTGTTTCTGAATGATATAAGTGATTTTCCTCCGGAATGTGAAGTAGAGCTTTCTATAGAATTGGTGCCAGGTACGAGTCATGTATCAATGGCTCCTTATAGAATGTCGGCGTCCGAACATAATAAATTGAAGAAGTAA